ttctaaactatctatctcctttattaattaatttaaataatttcatctaatatataatatccttaataaagtaaatttataaaagatacatctcttaaccataaaataactacactactatttacgtcaatataattacttttagattaataaccacatcgttaccaccaccactactagcaccacccgttgccgccaaccgccgtcgcattgtgcgagtacccatctcgtatatatataataaagatgagACATCTACCCAGTCGCACCTTCTCTAAAACACGCAAAACGACGAGATACATAATCTCTGATTTGATCATTTGCGTAAAAAGTGAAAATGACACTATTTCAGATAGAAAAGGGAATCCCGATCTTCAAGACCAGTTACAGACCGGTGATTTTGAAACCGGTTAATAAAACCAacttataataatttaaatcttTGATGTTATTTAGCGGTGAAACACTTTAAGTGATCGAAATACAAAATCTAACAAGTTAGAATAGATGGATATGTTATAATGAACATATATCAAGAGTTTCAGATCACGGAAAGGTTGGATGTACAAAAAATTTTTCACTAACTCAATCATAAAGAAAGAGGGACTATGGACGCTGGCATGGGCAACCATGGTCCAAAAAAACTGTATTTTGTCTAATACTAGCCGCTATTGAGTCGTTTATAGCCATTTCTTGcaactaattaataaaatatttgggtcgattaaaaaaaaaattactaacaGGTTTTTGTAACTGAACCAGTTACAAACCGGTGGGGGTCCAAACCAGTATAAAACCTGGTAAAGTTAAAATCAGTTTTGATCGTGTTGACCGAAAAATCGGTTAGGTTAGAATAGTGACCGGTTTTCCCAAAAGCCGCACAAAGTCGCATCTATTAGATATGGGCCAAAAAAAGGCTATTCCTTAAAGCCCAACATAGTATTGGGTTGAAACTTGAATTATGAGCCGCTGAATTTTCTGGTTACATGAATAGTTAAAAAACCCAACTATTTTAATTATGGTTATTTTACGTACTTGGAGGTGAAGTAATGATACAAATCGTATTTGAGTGTAACTAGCTAAAAGACCCTTATGAAATACGAGTATTTAAGAAAGGATTAACCCAAAGACTAATGATTGAAAGCATGCACTAAACATAAGAGTGCAAAAAGTTATACGTTCgttcataaatataatatatccGTCAATGGCTACGAGTTTAATTAAACAAGAAGATCAAGTTCCGCTACTGTTATGGAGGCAAGATCATCTTAGATGCCCCTAAAACCCGGTGGCACACATGGGATTTTGTCGGTTGAACGGAGTATCACAATACACGGAGTTAATTGTGAAGCTATGGCCGGGACACAAGTCCCTATACCCTatgttgtagacttgtagttgcGGTTATGAGATTTActagttataataataagtacgAGTAATAATCTAGCCATGTGTGCTAATCCTTGATTAATGACTTTTTGTAATGTCACATTATTAGATTAATTTCTTAGATTAAAAATATTAGGTGAAGTcgttaaaaaagtaaaatgaaaacAAGAAGTTGTTAAATTGACAAATATCAGAAAAAGTCTTTAACTTGGAACAGAAAACTCGTTTCATACCTTTCATCCTCAGCTCTCGTGAAAAAGTAACTACCTTTGGTGTCTTTGTAATAGGTTGAAAATTGTtttccttttaataaaaaattgtcATGTTCTCCAATCACACAAGCTTAAAAAGGTAAATTGCGTGAATGGTCCTTTTGGTTTGGTCATTAGCCTCCATATACCCTCATCCTTTTTACATGTATGATTTTTAAACCACTCTTTGATTACATGAATGACCCCTCGATTTTGAAACCTATTGCAAGCTTGGTGTCTTAATCCGTTATTGAATGCCTGAGTGGCCCCTCTTACTTATTCAACTTTTGAAACCAAACAATGGTATAGGGACCGTCAGATACTTAAAAATAGACTGAGCGTAAAAAAATGGTAAACCTTGGGGACTAGTGATCATGCAATTAAGAAAAAACtcattcattaattaattctcAGTGTTATagtttgaattttcaaagtttttatattttagttttgatcttatataattatatatttttttgttatatactcgtaacatttgataaataaatattattatcaatataaatatatttaaaacttaattaattcatatcaatttctttagttattatattacatgtaaaaatatatttcaagttaaaattaaaaacaaaagactatgaaaattcaaaatgaGATACACTTGATGTGACGGATGGACCAATTGTTACGGATTTAAAACTAAAAGATACAAATCTGCCCATATACAATTGCGCTCTCCATTGGATGTAACTAGAGTACTAGACAGCTCTTTCTCTTGCTGCAACTGAGATATAATCACATTGTTGTTAAAAAGTCATTCAATTATTCAACTTTCAAACTTACATGTCGTAATTATATCTCATAATAATATGTTCATACATTTCTTTTCATTAGAATTTGAATATATAGGTGAGGAAAGCGAAAACGTGGGAATGATTATATCCACAATACTCAAAAGTCAAGAGCAGTGGTGCACAACTTTGAGACCAGTATTTGTAGGTCCAACCACTGGCACCTACGCACATTTGAGAGTGTTGAGTTTATCTATGTCCATGTCAATATAAAGGATAATGATTAATGAGAAGTAATTAATGTGCATAGCTAGCTAACTCTACAAGTCGATAATGTACCGCTGTAGTATTCATAAAAagatggtacgaatatcacttcccatgaTGATTAATAGGTGGAATTGATGAATTTAAAAAtaagtaccatcaccgacaccactagaccatCTTCCACACCACCGTcgtcgcattacgcgggtatCATGCTCGTTAACATTAAGGTTTTGCTAATTAAAAATGCACACATGCCGAGTTTTCATTAAggtgtattaaatagttgtacatttatcataagATTCAGTGAGTaagtttttgatatggaaaaatacatttttttatgcacgttaaatgaaACTTTAATTCTCTAAAGGcatcatttaacatttttctttattctattattatatttacaaaacctaTCTAAGAATTAATGATTATAATATGGTTGCATATATTCCTTGAATCATAAcaacaatataaaaattagagCAAATCGAAAATGCACTAACGCGAATCAATGTTAGCTTGTTATATATACAGTATACGGGCATaatttcttcttgttttttgGACGTTGATAGGCATTATTTctagctaattaattaatggttatatataactataattaataaattaataattgaaTGTAGTTATGATTATACattataaagaagaaaaatattaaatgaagCTATTAGCGTTTACTTATTATaccttttcatatcaaaaacctaccctgaattttataataagtgTACGAGCAAAACCTTATTAAGAAAATCCCGAGTTAGTTTAAGATCCAAATTTGAAGACTAACTAAATTATTTCCATTCTTTTTCCGCTTATTCCGCTCCCCGCTTCCATTCTCTTTTAGATCTCAGTGAGTGAAAGATTTGTCGCTGAAATCTTATATAGTAGAACTCATTCTATGGGCGAAATTTCCGAGATGTTCGAACTCTTACGAGTGAGCAGAAAAGGGAGAAGGAAATCGTTTTGTATGATctcttctcttatataaataaaacaaaattgttctAGAAGCTTTTTTCTAATGTGTCAttccaacatttttttaaaagctattttttaaaaatatatgatgtcataatagattttcttttctttcaaaaactatttttatattaggccttatgtcattttttttttttttcattttttaaccttactttttttaattaatacgaaAAACGGTCGACTTTATTctaactatttatttttaatttcatatctACAATTGATTTATggtacttatttattttttttatcttttcatcacCCTAAccggttttatatattaatgttcatctttacaagtttacaaatatgttattatctcaatatcaaattataatgtattgacaacaaattacatacataatccgatatatttttctgtttttaatttttaattaagtggcccgggttaaacccgggttgattagttAGTTTTCTAATATAgatcttttaatttatatcaaaatctttttattcttttaataaaagaaagtaaaagtaaagtaaagtaactcctaATAACGTCTTACATGGATTTTGGGTTACAAATCgtctttgacggtgtatgggggaggttgaaatgtagacaaccttaaccctaccaaaggtagagagactgcttacAAATTTCACCAAAGGTAAAAAGGACCTACAGCCTTattgggcatgaggatcgaacctatGACCTCTGTCTTCGAAGGTAAAAACTTTAACCATTGATACAACCCAGTtggtttattcttttaataaaagtatACCTAAAATCTTTATTTAAAACGGAGATCATGGGGAAGGTGTGATTTTGccacaaaaatataaaattaaatgtgGAAGGTGTGAGTTCATGAAAAGAACCTGAATAGTTGTTTATTAGGCTTATTAGACGAAGGAGATAACATTGTATTATCGttataattctttttatatacacaaaatgaacgattaaaaaaaaaaattccactAAACTTTATCAAAAATGACCGAATTTAGAAGAATTAAGCTGATGAAACTAGAAGTGTTAAGATCCTCTCAATTTGACTAATCAAGTTGGAGGAATTTGAGAGAATCCTCATCCATCTTATAGTAGCTAGCATCACTAAACTTATCCCGTTAAACTAATCCTACAAATTACTAAACCAAAATTTCCAAACATATAGTACTAGCTTTCTTTTAATCTTTGTCATGTATCATGcacattattattttaatattctaAAATTGACGCTTattccaaataaataaaatattactcgtaaattaatttataatatactcCACGAGATGGTTGGCTTAAAACTTTGAATCACATGGTATTTGagtgaaaattaaaaaggatTCGATACCGTTCTACCAATTAATCACGTTTTTCCAATATATATACACCTGTCATTCAATACCACCCCcacatttcaatatatatatacatatactcacTTGACTTTTGCAAGAAGAACCTGAGACCAGTTTGCAGTGTATTTCCAATAACGTTTGTACAAGATATAACTGCGAGAGTGTTCAAAGTAAACTTGTCATTCGTACGTACTCTTTCCCACTAGCTATCAACATTttcatgtatatacatatatgatttttcATTAGTAGTTTAAACAAAGCTTGAATCAATTAAGTGGTTCACACCTTTGGTTAATTCTAAAGACAGAAGTCATTAATTGTCATTGTTCCGATCGATCAGTCTTATTTTAAAGGCCGGAGATCATTTTCTACCTTAGCCAGGTAGAACCAAATTAAACAGTATCACTTCCTTAGGTAGGGTAAGACTGATTACCTATTTCAACCTACCTATACACCATCAAATACGGTATTGGGAACCGTGGTATTGATAGTTTCTTAATTTACTTGTTGACTGTTTATGCTTATGTTAAACGTGTTGATTGATGATATCTGTGTTGAGTTAATTTACTTGATTATTGTCATAGTTTGAATtttagtggaaaaaaaaaaggtgactGTTTTTCCTGCTGAATCTTTTAATATTTCCTATTGAATTTCTTTGGTCGGATTAAACATCTTTTTATAGTAGAATATTTTGACTGTTATGTAAGCTATTTTTAGCCGTCCACGTTGATTGGAGCGTTTGCTAGTTGTGTGGAGGAAATTTTAGTAGCTATTTATATGGGGTACCTTTTAAAAAAGCacttttagaaaaagaaaaaacattgaTTTATCACGTTTTCATCCATTCCAACATTAGCTTGGTGTTAGAGGTTTTTGCCTTTGAAGAAAAAAACCAGAGTTCTAAttccttttttttatgtatgacttgatttaaaaattagaaacgttttttgtaactatatatattattttttgacataaaataaaatgatatttgcggaataataaattatgtgttGTAAAGTTTTTTCTTCTAAAACCAACCCTTTTATGTATCACTTGATTTCTCATGTTTACTTTATTTAGTTGTTGCTTTACTTCACAATGATTCATAATATTATAAGCCCGGCCTTGATGTTAATGTTACTAATTTTTATAGGTTCtctattatttttcatataaggAATAGTTTATGTTTGGCTCATATTGGTGTACATTTATAGGTAGAATATGGAACCGAATGAGAATAGCGAGATTGACCAGGCAACTATCCCTCCTTGTTGCTTGAAAGCCAAGGCGTACTCCCCTGATGCAGAGCTTGAAGGCAACTGTCATGCAACGGTTGTTTCGGGATGGTTCACTGCGCATCAAAGTTCACCTGGTCATTATCTTTCTCCCTTCTTTCCGACGTTTTTTTAGTTCATTTTGGTCATCATatatgtaaataactaaatacgTATAATGAATTAATATATGCAGATAAAGTTGGGAAAAAAATGTACTTCAACAACCCCATGTGGCCAGGTACTCATATTAATTTGTGATCAAATTGAACTAATTTAAGTGTTCTATTCATGGCTCAAAGTCATTTTCCATCacattttgttactttttttttttggtatccTAGCACTGCTTTTGGCTGGATCAAGAAAATATTATTGAAGAATGTCCAAACTGCTCAAAAATTACTTTTTATCAGAAAAGAATAATTCtgttaaaaaattataagatgATAGATGTTGTCGGTACTAATTCATAAACAATTCTTATAATTAAGATGTATtcatatttcattatttttccaTAAAAATCCTTATcgattttgatatatatttgatttgcaTTTAGGGGAAGCACATTCACTGGAAGTAGAAAAGATTTTGTTTAAAGATAGATCAAAGTATCAAGAAGTCATAGTTTTTGAGGTATAGCCTACTGACATTATTCCGTGGTAATCAACTCTCTTTGAAGAGCTAATAATTCATTATACTAAAATGGTTCATTCAATTTGGCAGTCTGCAACATACGGTAAAGTATTAGTACTTGATGGCATTCTTCAGCTGACTGAGAGAGATGAATTTGCTTATCAGGAGATGATAGTGCATCTTCCCCTATGTTCCATTGAATCACCAAAAAATGTAACCATACTATACTAATTAATGTTCTTGTAGTCATAAGAAATTGCAACATcttgatttatatatgtattgtgtGCTAAACACTACTTATGGGCTACTTACAGGTCCTGGTTgtgggtggtggtgatggtggagTTCTCAGGGAAGTTGCTCGCCATCCCTCAGTAGAGGTGATTGATATATGCGAGATAGATCAGATGGTTATAGATGTAAGTGCTACAAATATATCCAGTATCCAACTATCCCTTTGGAAAGTTTATTTCATCTTATGTATGCTAAAAGTCTTAATGTCATGTTTCTAGGTTGCTAATAAGTTCTTTCCGGATTTAGCTATTGGCTTTGAGGATCCTCGTGTTAATCTCCATGTTGAAGATGGTAATGTTAGACTATGACGTTATTAGCTTTTATTTGCAATGTAATTGTTGTCcacaaaaaaacatgtttacTAAGCTTAATtcgttaaaaaaaagtagttgtTATAACATAATATGATGAGACACATGATTCAAGTTTTGAATCCTCAATATAACTATCTTTTTCATCAATGTATAATAATCGTGTTTTTTTAAGATGGCAATATGGACAAGTTGGGTAACGGGTAGCTTTTTGTATGGGTCAAAAACTGTAGCGTTAAGTTGGCCCGAAATAATCTTTGTCCAAAAAGTTTTGGATATGTTTGTGTGTTGATTTATGGGATTTTATGCACTcaaatacactttttttttacccATTTCTTTTTGGTAATATTATGTTCATCCATTTGACTGCTTTTAGATAAGACATGACCCAAATCATCCTTATTTTTGTAGCACTCTTGTCAAGCACAATTATTTctaaatatttgttatttttatatcttgACAGCTCTTGAATTCATACGGCGTGTGCCAAAAGGAAAGTATGATGCTGTAATTGTGGATTCGTCCGATCCAGTAGGTATGTTCATAGATTAGCAGCATGTTAAACGTTTCCTCATTACAGTTAGATGTAAATGCCTCGATGTATGTGGCTACCTTTCTCGTCTTTAAAATATGTTCGTTTCCCaaataatttttggttttgttgGTTAGGTCCTGCTCAAGAGCTTGTTGAAAAGCCGTTCTTTGAAATGATTGCAAGTGCATTGCGGCCTGGTGGTGTTCTTTGTAACATGGCTGAGAGTATGTGGCTCCACACTCATCTTATTAACGATATGCTCTCTGCTTGTCGCGATGTATTTAAGGGTTCTGTTCACTATGCTTGGGCAAGCGTCCCCACGTATCCTAGGTACATTTACTATCATCTGGCTAACTACTTGGTTATTAAAGTTTACTATATTATCATAACATAGAAATTGATCATATGCAGTGGTGTGATTGGATTCATATTGTGCTCGACGGAGGGTCCACCTGTAGATTTTAAAAATCCTGTAAACCCTATTGAGAAGCTCGAAGAAGCAATCGAGCATCAAATGGAACCAAGATTTTACAACTCTCAGGTAAATTTCACCTTGGATGCTAGAAGTCAAATTTtgcaataaaaatgaaagtaaccttATGAACATCCACAGTTTTACATATGTTTTTGGTATTATGTACTTTTAACAGATTCATAGAGCTGCCTTTGCTTTGCCATCATTTGTCAAGAAACAAGTGAGTTGTCTTTGAAGTAGTGAATAAGCCTGTTAGTATCGGACGCCTTAGCCTATGTTCAAATTTATACATGTGAGTTGGAGATAATTCTTGTGAATGTAGATTGTTGACATGATCATTTCATAATTAAGTTATGTTAGTATCTATCTTTATATGCAACTCTGTTTTGGAATTGTAACACAGCTAATAATGTATAATGCTATAATGAGAATTCATAGTTTGCTTTCTTTCTTATGCATATATATCCCATTTGAATAGAACTACATGGCTCAGATCTTCTTGTAACCAAATCTTCTTAAGTATAGACCCTAATGATTAGAAAAGAAGATGATAATCTTAATTGTATGCTATACTTAAGAGATACATCATACATGAGAGTGGAAACCATTGAAAAAGTTGTTGATGCATTTCTTCTTCATGGTCCAGCAAAAAGCATTAGCCCAATAGTATCCATAGCCCAACAACTTTCCTTACCAGAACTTATATTGCCCAACAACATGCCGTCTTTAATTAGCCCATCAACAATATTAAGTAGATAGTATTAATATGGCCATAAATTAAAGggattttatcatatatatccaTGTTAACATGCAAAATCACATATTTACCCAAGTAAATAGAATATTATCACAAATATCCATTTTAGTTATTTAAACCCATCATAAATACccaaataatcaatttaattcTAAATAAAACCTcaacaattataaattaaaactgTATGACTATTACGCCCTCACAATCCCCTAAACCCTACAAATGAAAATAGGaaactaaactatatataatgatataacttcCAAGATCAACACTAATCAATCTGATTCCCTATACCAACACAAAGGCATTTAAAGGTGAGAATAACTAGTTTTTTATGAATCCTAATTTCTTTTCATCTACCTTGGGGTGATCGTGATTTATATATGTACTTAAAAGGCACATGGATGCGAAcaactaacaaaataaaaaagctCAATGGTGATCGAAAAACAAGCAATGGCTATCAAGAAATCTTTAACTTTTGTATTTCCATAGTGTTTATATAATACCTAAAGAAACCTTCGGTTTCAACGATCAAAGTCCATCCAAGTTTTATACTTTCTCACAGTTTGTACATTAAATCTTGTACCATTAACCAATTATTCAGTCAACGAGATCAacttagaaaacaaaaacatccATAGGCGTGATCAGGTCTAAGATTTGTAAACAATTTGTACGATGTATATTATGGTATTGGGTAATGTTATTTCAAGGGTATAAATGGGAATTTAATAATgtgaaattatttttattaagtttttttaataaaatgggtaaatatgagacatttaatatttaaaatggtTATAGTTGATATTATGTCATTTAGATGGGCatatatgttattttgaaagttaggaAAGGGAAATATGAGATTACCCCTAAATTAAATGAACCAAATCAAGATAAATAAGACCTTGTTCATGTTAACATAAAACTATGTTCATGTCcgtccattaaaaaaaaattaatgtgtccatatttgtttgtttgtgttcataaacaataaaacaaacattGATGGACGAACACAAAATGAACAAGCATATAACTAAAACTACTATAATAGTTGGGACTTGGGAGTAATGTTTATAGAAGAGTTTCCACGTAGTGAGTATGTTGATATCTTTTGGATTTATTTTTAGAagattttgcttttttttttagatatcttttttcttttagattCATTTCTTTGATAGTTTTGTTTTCAATCtgttcgtgtttttttttttttagtttttatttttatgatagtTTTGTTGTTAAATTGTTCATGTGTTAAGATTgaacttattattatttgtttaagatCAATTATTCAgatatataaagaaagaaagtcgTTAGGTTATCACCTAATGTCCTTGGAGAGTTTGGTATCTTTCGGAAAATATGCCCTACATGGTCTTGTATACTTATCTGCCAATGTGATACATAACAACCTAAATGGTTTCCATAATTCAACGTGATATTACATGGTTTCTTAAACATTTGACCTACCATTTCTGCTTCTTCTTTTGCATTCCTTATTCGCATATACTTATACTTATTTTGTATATCCCTAATCCTATTCTTCTTTGTAGCCATCTCATTATAAGaagttgatttttatttaatacattatCTGATTGtcacaaatttttatttattttctttttatcgtTTCCTTTTCAATTCATCTCATATATTTGGTGTTTTGTGAACACTCGACCAGGTCCTAATGCattgtcaaacatttttttttccggtAAACCTTACTTATTTGTTTTCACCAAGACACTCATAATCGTAAATTCTATACCATCACTAGTTCAGAAATCTATCAAACACTACCCAAAAATACGTAGGAAAGTTATGAGTAATCTCAAAACTAAGTACAATCCGTATACTTTAACATACTTAAAGGATAAATTTGCGGTAGAATATACTTTATATTCTTGTGAATATGAATGAATCATCTACATAATTCACtctatttacaatttttttccCTCAACCCTTTATTCGATATACGACATCACGGAAGCCTCTACATATAATGGTGAAATCTTGCACGTACCTTAAACAATGAGATATTGTATATAAgccattacaagtattcagagaaaaaatccaaaaattcgtatcaaaactttgaataaaactgaaagtgaatctaaccaactatgctagaCATGATTGGCTAATTACAAGTTACAAATACATTGACATTTTCTTCTACATATTTAATGTCCAAATGGCAACACTTCAACTTTCTAACGTACTATActaaatactaataaaataataaataataaactatCATATCTGAATCCCGATTGAACAACCTCTATCTAAAAAAAGCATTGTAGATCAAAATTTATCATTTCTTGTTGTATTCACAGTACACTTACACATACACACTCACCAAAGAGATATACAAAATaatacaaacacacacacacacaaacagaACAGATCTGTTTGTTCACCATCTCCGGCAATCATTTTTCTTGTTTGTGATCTACACCGCCGGAAACAGATCTGCTCATCTCCATCACCCACCGACCATCGATCTTGTTTTTCTCCGGCGACCCACCTCCTTAAATTCCAAAATCTCGTCTCTTTTTATTTCCCAGCTCAGTTTATCGTGATATATAGTAAGATTTCTTGATTTTATCGTTTGTTTTTTGCTTATATGTAATGTTAATTAGCTCAAATTTGTTCTGTTTTCATTTAGATCACCCAATTAGTCAATTTGATCCAAACAATAATCAGTGTAACTTTTTTCATAAACAAAAGAGAATATATTTACTGATTTGGTAGAAAATTTTGATCCTAAATGTTTGGAACACACAAAAGACAGGCTTTAAGGAAATAATTTGTGTTACTTTTTGTATGGagaatgttatatatatatatatatatgtagtatatCAAGATAAGTGCTTGCAAATGTATCTAAATTTTTATAGAaatctattgtatgtatctaaattgttatcaaatttttaaaattggaataTTATATGTATCAGACTTTTAAGTTATTAATGTTATGTGTGTACCTCTTTTTATGATGTGTATGTGTATACTGCTGACGCGACACggattttgatgatgtggcaGCTTGTATGTCTGCCACGTCAGCAAAAGGATCAGATACATATACTAGCAAGTTTAAAGTAGGATACATACAGTAAATGTTGGGAAAGTAATGTTATGCGTTATGCCGTTATTTGTTGCATTGGCGTATAGAAATGTATTCAATTGCTTTCTTATGTATACTTCAAATGTGATGTTACCAGGAGGAAAAGTTTAGGTGAAAATTGGGCTCGTAAGGACAAGCTGAGCTTGTGACTTATAGATGTTATGTAGGAGTTACTTCAGGACAGTAATTCTGCGAGCTGGGCATATATGCAAAAACGCAGAACGGTCTGCCGTGCAATTTGCAGTTTCTAAAAGAAGTTTGAAAATAGTTCCTGCGGTAAGGTTGTCCGTTAATCAAAAAGGGACGGCGGGTAAAACAATGGCGGCTACAGATGGTAGTTCCAACCGAGGTCTAATTACTATAacttcacttgagaagaaaGATGGTGGTTCTTGTGCAAGCGGGGGATGGAAGAGGTGAATTTTTTATGATTAGCTCTATCTTGTAGTTCTTGAATGTTTTTGTTAGCGTATTAATTAATTGGTGATTCTTACTTCGTGTATCGATTCATGGAACCTATGTATTTAGTATTTACAATTTAATACAAGTAGTTGCATATTTTATTAAGAAATGGTTAGAGTGCTGAGCTGAATTGTTAACAAAAAGTATATTTCATATCTCGGTAAAAGAATAATGTAAATGGTAAATTGCATTTTTGTTGAACTTTTCCTATCTAAAGTTGCCTGCTTGTTTCTTGCACTTCTTGCTTTTATACTGACAGCGAAGATGGAAAATTGAGCTGTGGTTTCTCAAGTTT
The Erigeron canadensis isolate Cc75 chromosome 2, C_canadensis_v1, whole genome shotgun sequence DNA segment above includes these coding regions:
- the LOC122589437 gene encoding spermine synthase-like, with product MEPNENSEIDQATIPPCCLKAKAYSPDAELEGNCHATVVSGWFTAHQSSPDKVGKKMYFNNPMWPGEAHSLEVEKILFKDRSKYQEVIVFESATYGKVLVLDGILQLTERDEFAYQEMIVHLPLCSIESPKNVLVVGGGDGGVLREVARHPSVEVIDICEIDQMVIDVANKFFPDLAIGFEDPRVNLHVEDALEFIRRVPKGKYDAVIVDSSDPVGPAQELVEKPFFEMIASALRPGGVLCNMAESMWLHTHLINDMLSACRDVFKGSVHYAWASVPTYPSGVIGFILCSTEGPPVDFKNPVNPIEKLEEAIEHQMEPRFYNSQIHRAAFALPSFVKKQVSCL